From Brassica oleracea var. oleracea cultivar TO1000 chromosome C3, BOL, whole genome shotgun sequence, a single genomic window includes:
- the LOC106332547 gene encoding probable LRR receptor-like serine/threonine-protein kinase At1g29720 isoform X2 — protein MVCPHLIKNQPPQTPQQSFLLSHWSIKGCEHIAFSLELTSDSISLMWIVFFFFIIITSSSPALHPDELHALEEIATTLGIKRVNLSYKDPCDSRSLMIIKQVDWNPEVNNTIACDCSFNNNMTCHITELSLVNLTLVGKVPPELAKLRHLRSIDLSANYLTGTIPPEWVSMPYLTFIWLCGNRLSGNLPTWLQNFKNLKFLGVEGNQFSGTIPDELGNLTKLVKLHLASNRFTGSLPITLARLVNLERLWISDNKFSGTIPAYIGKWSRLRKLSLHASGLKGPFPDAVACLENLIDLRISDTTGINSFPILTSKVIETLILRNVGLSGPIPSYIWNLPNLTRLDLSFNKLTGEVQDIQKAPKLTHTYLSGNMLSGNVESAFLINNKPNIDLSYNNFSWSSSCQEKSNINTYRSSILKNNLTGLLPCAGPVNCKTYQRSIHINCGGEDIKIKNSFGKITYQADNSKTMAVTNHHQENWGISNTGDFTDDVSDDDTFIISTSLRLSKDSPHLYKAARRSALSLVYYAFCLENGAYNVKLHFMEIQFSEKEVYSRIGRRIFDVYVQGKLFLRDFNIKEEANGTLKPVVKELKANVTDHLLEIRLYWAGKGTTLIPSRGNYGPLISAISLCHSLEPRCGGSLVTITLLAVGIYARRRRLKYNNTRKRDLRAHGLQTVCFTWRQLQAATNNFDQANKLGEGGFGSVFKGELSDGTIIAVKQLSSKSCQGNREFVNEIGMISGLNHPNLVKLYGCCVEKNQLLLVYEYMENNSLALVLSGKSSMKLDWKARQKICVGIARGLEFLHEGSMIRMVHRDIKTPNVLLDAELNAKISDFGLARIHEEEHTHISTKVAGTMGYMAPEYVLWGQLTEKGDVYSFGVVAMEIVSGKSNTKHKGTADHISLLNWALSLHQKGNILEVVDPILEGHFDRKEAVRMINVALVCTNSSPALRPTMSEAVKMLEGVIELTQVSSDPGIYGDDWSLLKLRDIDDTHGSSSTSGVTDQTRTTTKSSVSGCDLYPLYPESMTLNSTVEYDSSSL, from the exons ATGGTCTGTCCCCATTTAATCAAGAATCAGCCACCTCAAACTCCACAGCAGAGTTTTCTTCTTAGTCATTGGAGTATCAAAGGCTGTGAGCATATTGCCTTTTCTCTTGAATTAACTTCAGACTCCATATCATTGATGTGGATCGTCTTCTTCTTCTTCATCATCATTACAAGCTCTTCACCAGCTCTCCATCCAGATGAAC TGCATGCGCTTGAGGAGATAGCTACTACACTTGGTATAAAGAGAGTGAACCTAAGTTACAAAGACCCATGCGATTCACGAAGTCTAATGATCATAAAACAAGTTGATTGGAATCCGGAGGTGAACAACACCATTGCTTGTGATTGTAGCTTCAACAACAACATGACATGTCATATTACAGAATT AAGTCTAGTGAATTTAACTCTTGTGGGAAAAGTTCCACCTGAGTTAGCCAAGCTTCGACATCTCCGGTCAAT CGACTTATCCGCCAACTACCTTACTGGCACGATTCCACCCGAGTGGGTTTCAATGCCATATCTCACTTTCAT CTGGCTCTGCGGGAATCGTTTGTCTGGGAATTTACCAACTTGGTTGCAAAACTTCAAGAATCTGAAATTCTT AGGGGTTGAAGGCAACCAGTTCTCTGGTACGATTCCTGATGAGCTTGGTAACTTGACCAAGCTTGTAAAATT GCATCTTGCATCTAATCGATTTACAGGAAGCTTGCCAATCACTCTCGCTCGACTAGTAAATCTTGAACGACT TTGGATAAGTGACAACAAGTTTAGTGGAACCATCCCAGCATATATTGGCAAGTGGTCTCGGCTCAGAAAGCT ATCTCTACACGCGAGTGGACTGAAAGGACCTTTTCCTGATGCAGTGGCATGCCTAGAAAATCTCATTGATCT GAGAATAAGTGATACCACTGGGATAAACTCATTTCCAATTCTAACCAGCAAAGTCATTGAAACCCT GATTTTGAGGAATGTAGGTTTGTCTGGTCCAATTCCTTCTTACATCTGGAATTTGCCAAACCTAACTAGACT AGATTTATCGTTTAACAAGTTGACTGGTGAAGTTCAGGACATACAAAAAGCACCAAAACTCACGCATAC CTATCTGTCTGGCAACATGCTTTCCGGAAACGTTGAGTCTGCTTTTTTAATCAACAACAAACCTAATAT AGATCTCTCTTATAACAATTTCTCTTGGTCATCTAGTTGTCAAGAAAAGAG TAACATTAACACATACCGGAGCTCAATTTTGAAGAATAATTT AACTGGCCTTCTTCCATGCGCTGGTCCAGTCAACTGCAAGACCT ATCAGCGATCAATACATATAAACTGTGGTGGAGAAGATATAAAGATTAAAAACTCTTTCGGTAAAATCACTTATCAAGCAGACAACAGTAAAACCATGGCCGTAACAAATCATCACCAGGAAAACTGGGGAATCAGCAACACAGGTGACTTCACCGATGATGTAAGTGATGATGACACGTTCATCATTTCAACTAGTTTAAGACTATCTAAAGATTCTCCCCATCTCTATAAAGCCGCGCGTCGATCTGCTCTCTCTCTGGTTTACTATGCATTTTGCTTGGAAAATGGAGCCTACAATGTGAAACTCCATTTTATGGAGATCCAGTTTTCAGAGAAAGAAGTATACAGTCGTATAGGCAGACGCATATTTGATGTTTATGTTCAG GGGAAATTGTTTTTGAGGGATTTTAATATCAAAGAGGAGGCTAATGGGACTCTGAAACCTGTTGTGAAAGAACTGAAAGCTAATGTGACAGACCATTTGTTAGAGATTCGGTTGTATTGGGCCGGGAAAGGGACAACCCTCATTCCCAGCAGAGGAAACTATGGTCCTCTTATCTCTGCTATCTCCTTGTGTCACA GTCTGGAACCACGATGTGGAG GTTCTTTGGTAACAATTACTCTCTTAGCTGTGGGAATATATGCTCGGAGAAGACGCCTAAAATACAATAACACAAGAAAACGAG ATCTGAGAGCACATGGTTTGCAAACTGTTTGCTTTACATGGAGGCAACTGCAAGCTGCAACGAACAATTTTGATCAAGCCAACAAACTTGGAGAAGGAGGTTTCGGTTCTGTATTCAAA GGAGAGCTGTCGGATGGAACTATCATAGCAGTGAAGCAGCTTTCTTCCAAGTCATGCCAAGGAAACCGTGAGTTTGTGAATGAGATAGGCATGATCTCTGGTCTCAATCATCCAAACCTTGTCAAGCTTTATGGATGCTGTGTAGAGAAGAATCAATTGCTTCTCGTGTATGAGTACATGGAAAATAACTCCCTTGCTCTTGTGCTGTCTG GTAAGAGCTCCATGAAACTGGACTGGAAAGCAAGACAGAAAATATGCGTGGGAATCGCAAGAGGGCTAGAGTTCCTCCATGAAGGATCGATGATCAGAATGGTTCACCGTGACATCAAAACTCCTAATGTGCTTCTAGATGCTGAATTAAATGCAAAGATATCTGACTTTGGATTGGCTAGAATCCATGAAGAAGAACACACTCACATTAGCACCAAAGTTGCAGGAACCAT GGGATATATGGCTCCTGAATATGTACTATGGGGTCAACTAACGGAGAAAGGAGACGTGTATAGCTTCGGAGTTGTGGCAATGGAGATTGTTAGTGGCAAGAGTAATACTAAACACAAGGGAACTGCTGATCACATCTCACTTCTTAATTGG GCGCTGTCACTGCATCAGAAAGGGAACATACTGGAGGTTGTAGATCCAATTCTTGAAGGTCATTTCGATAGAAAAGAAGCGGTGAGGATGATCAATGTTGCTCTTGTTTGCACAAACTCATCTCCAGCGTTGAGACCAACAATGTCAGAGGCCGTGAAAATGCTGGAGGGAGTAATCGAGCTAACACAGGTTTCGTCAGATCCTGGTATATACGGAGACGACTGGAGCTTGTTAAAGCTGAGAGACATTGATGATACACATGGAAGCTCGAGCACGTCTGGTGTGACCGATCAAACAAGAACAACAACGAAATCCTCTGTTTCTGGTTGTGATCTCTACCCATTATACCCTGAATCCATGACCCTAAACTCCACAGTAGAGTATGATTCCTCATCACTGTAA